In Argopecten irradians isolate NY chromosome 11, Ai_NY, whole genome shotgun sequence, one DNA window encodes the following:
- the LOC138334572 gene encoding uncharacterized protein encodes MTEEKQVPALLSLIGGRTYGLLRDLTAPDLPATKTYPVLKKILQEHYSPQPLVIAERFRFQKRDQREGESIRDYNAALRKLSENCSFGEFLNDTLGDRLVCELKAEHIQKKLLREPDLTYQKALEVAIAIKTATKDAVELQRQHVKAPVNKIRKEKQPVPKKIPVTKKFERIKGSYRCTGTHRPQDCHFKDAICHKCGKKAI; translated from the exons ATGACGG AGGAAAAACAAGTCCCAGCGCTCCTGAGTCTGATTGGTGGAAGGACATACGGGCTGTTGCGTGATTTGACCGCACCTGACCTCCCCGCAACCAAAACATACCCAGTTTTGAAGAAGATTTTGCAGGAACATTACTCGCCGCAGCCATTGGTGATAGCGGAACGCTTCCGCTTCCAAAAGCGGGATCAGCGGGAGGGAGAATCTATTAGAGATTATAACGCAGCTCTCAGAAAGCTCAGCGAAAATTGTTCGTTCGGAGAATTTCTCAACGATACATTAGGAGATCGACTCGTTTGTGAACTGAAAGCAGAACACATACAGAAGAAACTATTGAGGGAACCTGATTTGACATATCAGAAGGCGTTAGAGGTCGCGATAGCTATCAAAACAGCAACTAAGGATGCTGTAGAATTGCAGAGGCAACATGTAAAGgcacctgtaaacaaaatacGGAAAGAGAAACAACCAGTTCCTAAGAAAATCCCAGTTACCAAGAAATTTGAGAGGATTAAGGGTAGTTATAGGTGTACAGGGACACACAGACCCCAAGATTGCCATTTCAAAGATGCCATTTGTCATAAGTGTGGAAAAAAGGCCATATAA